A stretch of Polypterus senegalus isolate Bchr_013 chromosome 3, ASM1683550v1, whole genome shotgun sequence DNA encodes these proteins:
- the LOC120526560 gene encoding trace amine-associated receptor 13c-like — MERTEVQDQQQVQYCFHDGNISCPKEVRPVAVYIILYIFAAASVMLTIFGNLVVIISISHFKQLHTPTNLLVLSLAVADFLVGLMVMPFTIIQSIETCWYFGDIFCYLHSAFYLVLISASISSLVFIAIDRYFAVCYPFLYTAKITIPVTWGFIGLSWFLSVFYTWAILYFKGNSDGVTELKACIGDCVFVFKSTWGVADTFMTLLIPFVLMLVFYTNVFIVARRHARVISSMTQQIASSEVKKKNVSKKSERKAAKTLGIVISVFFLCWLPYYIFTLIVPYTNVPNPSLVIHAMCWVGYFNSSLNPIIYAFFYPWFQKSLKLIITFRICSPSSSLINLTTENH; from the coding sequence ATGGAGCGTACAGAAGTGCAAGACCAACAACAAGTACAATACTGTTTTCATGACGGGAATATTTCTTGCCCTAAAGAGGTCAGACCAGTGGCTGTATACATTATTCTTTACATCTTTGCAGCAGCTTCAGTGATGCTTACCATTTTTGGAAACCTTGTGGTAATAATTTCTATCTCTCATTTTAAACAGCTTCACACACCGACAAACCTGCTTGTGCTGTCCCTGGCCGTGGCCGATTTCCTAGTAGGTCTAATGGTCATGCCTTTTACTATTATTCAGTCTATTGAAACCTGCTGGTATTTTGGGGATATATTTTGCTACCTTCATTCTGCATTTTATCTTGTGCTCATTTCAGCTTCAATCAGCAGTCTTGTTTTCATAGCTATTGATCGATATTTTGCAGTATGTTATCCATTTTTGTACACTGCTAAAATAACAATTCCTGTTACATGGGGTTTTATTGGACTTAGTTGGTTTTTATCAGTATTTTACACTTGGGCCATATTGTATTTTAAGGGAAACTCTGATGGTGTCACAGAACTAAAAGCTTGCATTGGAgactgtgtttttgtgtttaaatcAACCTGGGGTGTTGCAGACACCTTTATGACATTACTTATTCCCTTTGTATTGATGttggtattttatacaaatgtGTTCATTGTGGCAAGACGACATGCAAGAGTGATTAGTTCCATGACTCAACAGATAGCATCCtcagaagtaaaaaagaaaaatgtatcaaaaaaatCTGAACGTAAAGCAGCAAAAACACTAGGAATAGTaatttcagtcttttttctttgttggttACCTTACTACATTTTCACTCTTATTGTTCCCTATACAAATGTACCCAATCCTTCACTTGTGATTCATGCTATGTGCTGGGTAGGATATTTTAATTCAAGCTTAAATCCCATTATCTATGCATTCTTTTATCCTTGGTTTCAGAAGTCTTTGAAACTCATAATAACATTTCGGATCTGTAGCCCATCATCATCGTTAATTAATCTGACAACAGAAAACCATTAA